The Tepidibacter aestuarii genome contains a region encoding:
- a CDS encoding alanine/glycine:cation symporter family protein: MLILLVGTGILLTFRLGFVQVTHLPYALKLAFSKPKEEENKPKEEGDISHFQALMTALAATIGTGNIAGVATAVSAGGPGAVFWMWITAFFGMATKYAEGMLAVKYRTVDENGEMAGGPMYYIEKGLNAKWLGVLFAFFGGFAAFGIGNMVQANSVAESINVTFGVSPTITGIILSVLTAVVILGGVKSIGKVTGLIVPVMAIFYIAGAALILIINASEVPHAFSLIFKYAFTPAAATGGFMGSAVKLAIQKGVSRGVFSNESGLGSAPIAAAAAKSDVPGRQALVSMTGTFIDTICVCTMTGLVLISTGAWTSGETGVALTTRAFSTGLPGNSGGLIVSVGIIFFAYSTILGWSYYGEKCMQYLFGSKIVKPYRYAWIGFVLLGSVIKLDLVWAISDVFNALMAFPNLIGLIGLSGVLVAETKEFNKLLEEEKKQNIGA, translated from the coding sequence ATGCTTATCTTATTGGTGGGTACAGGTATTCTATTAACATTTAGACTTGGATTTGTTCAAGTTACTCATCTTCCTTATGCTTTAAAATTAGCATTTTCAAAGCCTAAAGAGGAGGAAAATAAACCTAAAGAAGAAGGAGATATATCTCATTTCCAAGCTCTTATGACAGCACTTGCTGCAACTATAGGTACTGGTAATATAGCCGGAGTTGCTACAGCTGTTTCAGCAGGGGGTCCTGGAGCAGTATTTTGGATGTGGATTACAGCATTCTTTGGAATGGCTACAAAGTATGCAGAAGGTATGCTTGCTGTTAAGTACAGAACTGTTGATGAAAATGGAGAAATGGCTGGAGGTCCTATGTACTATATAGAAAAAGGACTGAACGCTAAATGGTTAGGAGTTCTATTTGCATTCTTTGGTGGTTTCGCAGCTTTTGGTATAGGAAATATGGTTCAAGCAAACTCTGTTGCTGAATCTATAAACGTTACTTTTGGAGTAAGTCCAACTATAACTGGTATTATTTTATCAGTATTAACTGCAGTAGTTATACTTGGTGGAGTTAAAAGTATAGGTAAAGTTACTGGTCTTATAGTTCCTGTTATGGCAATATTTTATATAGCTGGAGCGGCATTAATATTAATTATAAATGCATCTGAAGTTCCTCATGCGTTCTCTCTTATATTTAAATATGCATTTACTCCTGCAGCTGCAACTGGTGGATTTATGGGATCTGCTGTAAAATTAGCTATTCAAAAGGGTGTATCTCGTGGAGTATTCTCAAATGAATCAGGTCTTGGTTCGGCACCAATAGCCGCTGCTGCTGCTAAAAGTGATGTACCTGGACGTCAAGCACTAGTATCAATGACTGGTACATTTATAGATACTATATGCGTTTGTACTATGACTGGACTTGTATTAATTTCAACAGGAGCTTGGACTAGTGGGGAAACTGGTGTTGCATTAACTACAAGAGCGTTTAGCACTGGTCTTCCAGGAAATTCGGGAGGACTTATAGTTTCAGTAGGAATTATATTCTTTGCTTACTCTACAATATTAGGTTGGAGCTATTATGGAGAAAAATGTATGCAGTACTTATTTGGTTCAAAAATTGTTAAACCTTATAGATATGCATGGATTGGATTCGTTTTACTTGGCTCTGTTATTAAATTAGATCTTGTTTGGGCAATTTCAGACGTATTTAATGCGCTTATGGCATTCCCTAACTTAATAGGGCTTATAGGATTAAGCGGTGTACTTGTTGCTGAAACTAAAGAATTTAATAAATTATTAGAAGAAGAAAAGAAACAAAATATAGGAGCATAA
- a CDS encoding argininosuccinate synthase — protein MKEKVVLAYSGGLDTSIIIPWLKENYNAEIIAVCIDVGQDEDMSEVEVKAIKSGAVKAYIEDCKEEFIVDYIYKGIKAGAIYENKYLLGTSFARPLMAKKLVEVAHKEGAKYICHGCTGKGNDQVRFEVGIAAIDPSIKIIAPWRIWDIKSREDAIDYAKSKGVEVAATKEKIYSRDQNIFHISHEGGELENPENEHNPDSIYMMTTPLEKVKNEATYVEIYFEEGIPKKINDEEMSPVEIISYLNKIGGENGIGVIDLLENRLVGMKSRGVYETPGGTILFNAHKELEYLTLDRDTLQYKQIIAHKYSQLVYDGLWFSTLKESLDAFVDSTQKTVTGSVKLKLYKGNTMIAGMKSPFALYDESISSFGESDMYDHKDAEGFINLFSLPFKIKSNMKNNIKSEVGGI, from the coding sequence ATGAAGGAAAAAGTTGTTTTAGCATACTCAGGAGGTTTAGATACATCAATAATAATCCCATGGCTTAAGGAAAACTATAATGCAGAAATAATAGCAGTTTGTATTGATGTAGGTCAAGATGAGGATATGAGTGAAGTTGAGGTAAAGGCTATAAAATCAGGAGCAGTAAAAGCATATATTGAAGACTGCAAAGAAGAATTTATAGTAGATTATATATACAAAGGAATAAAGGCAGGAGCTATATATGAAAATAAATATCTTTTAGGAACAAGCTTTGCAAGACCTCTTATGGCTAAGAAGTTGGTTGAGGTTGCACATAAAGAAGGAGCTAAGTATATTTGCCATGGATGTACAGGAAAAGGAAATGACCAAGTAAGATTCGAGGTTGGAATTGCTGCAATTGATCCTAGTATTAAGATTATAGCACCATGGAGAATCTGGGATATAAAATCAAGAGAAGATGCTATAGATTATGCAAAATCAAAGGGTGTAGAGGTTGCAGCAACAAAAGAAAAAATATACTCAAGAGATCAAAATATATTCCATATAAGCCATGAAGGCGGAGAACTTGAAAATCCAGAGAATGAGCATAACCCTGATAGTATATATATGATGACAACTCCTCTTGAGAAGGTAAAAAATGAAGCAACTTATGTTGAAATATACTTTGAAGAGGGAATACCTAAGAAGATAAACGATGAAGAAATGTCTCCTGTTGAAATAATATCTTATTTAAATAAAATTGGTGGAGAAAATGGAATAGGAGTTATAGATTTACTAGAGAACAGATTAGTTGGTATGAAATCAAGAGGAGTATATGAAACGCCAGGTGGAACAATACTATTTAATGCACACAAAGAACTTGAATATTTAACACTTGATAGAGATACACTACAATATAAGCAGATAATAGCTCATAAATATTCACAGCTTGTATATGATGGACTTTGGTTCTCTACATTAAAAGAGAGCTTAGATGCATTTGTAGATTCAACACAAAAGACTGTTACTGGAAGTGTGAAATTAAAGCTTTACAAAGGAAATACTATGATAGCTGGTATGAAATCACCTTTTGCACTATATGATGAATCAATATCATCATTTGGAGAAAGTGATATGTACGATCATAAGGATGCAGAAGGATTTATAAACTTATTCAGCTTACCATTTAAAATAAAGTCAAATATGAAAAATAACATTAAAAGTGAGGTTGGTGGAATCTAG
- a CDS encoding alanine/glycine:cation symporter family protein, which translates to METFSNLVTALGNFAWGPFMIVMLVGTSLFLSVGTKFLQFRKMPLAFKLLFSNRESSEEGDMSPFAALMTSLAATIGTGNIAGVATAIAAGGPGAIFWMWVVALVGGASKYAEAVLAVQFREVNEKGERSGGPMYYIRNGMGKKWAWLGWLYAFFGVMACFGPGNLVQANAVASVMNSSFGVPYLVTGIIVAIATAIVLIGGVKSIGKVSDKVVPLMAGMYIIGALAILIIHVDKIPAAFGMIFSNAFTGHAVQGGLLGTVIRFGVARGVFSNEAGLGTAAIAHGAAATKDSVKQGIIGSLGSFIDTLMVCSMTALVILVSPAINIGQDGILQLLASDGAMYPVTMKAELASKGINLISGAALTSTAFNMGLPGPGDLIIVVGLIFFSYSTILGWYYYGSKCLEYIAGVKAVEVYKWLWIVMCVVGSVVKLDIVWGLSDAFNGLMILPNLIGMLALSPLVFKMTKDYESNESNKSDELKRSI; encoded by the coding sequence ATGGAAACATTTTCGAATTTAGTTACTGCCCTAGGTAATTTTGCGTGGGGACCTTTTATGATTGTTATGCTTGTTGGGACAAGTTTATTTCTAAGTGTTGGGACAAAGTTCCTACAATTTAGAAAAATGCCCTTAGCTTTTAAACTATTATTCTCTAATCGTGAATCTAGTGAAGAGGGAGATATGTCTCCATTTGCAGCTCTTATGACATCACTTGCTGCAACAATTGGTACTGGAAATATTGCGGGAGTTGCAACAGCAATTGCTGCTGGTGGACCTGGTGCAATTTTTTGGATGTGGGTTGTGGCATTAGTAGGTGGTGCAAGTAAATATGCTGAAGCAGTTCTAGCTGTTCAGTTTAGAGAAGTAAACGAAAAGGGAGAGAGATCTGGTGGCCCAATGTACTATATCAGAAATGGTATGGGTAAAAAATGGGCATGGTTAGGTTGGCTATATGCATTCTTTGGTGTTATGGCATGTTTTGGACCTGGGAACTTAGTTCAAGCAAATGCGGTTGCTAGTGTTATGAATAGCTCTTTTGGTGTTCCTTATTTAGTGACTGGTATTATTGTTGCTATTGCAACTGCTATTGTTTTAATTGGTGGGGTAAAATCTATCGGTAAAGTTTCAGATAAAGTTGTTCCGCTTATGGCAGGAATGTATATTATTGGTGCACTAGCAATTCTTATTATACATGTAGATAAAATTCCTGCAGCTTTCGGTATGATCTTTTCTAATGCATTTACTGGTCATGCAGTACAGGGTGGTCTTTTAGGAACAGTTATTCGTTTTGGTGTAGCTCGTGGAGTATTTTCTAATGAAGCAGGTCTTGGTACTGCTGCTATTGCTCATGGTGCTGCTGCTACAAAAGATTCTGTAAAGCAAGGTATTATAGGTTCTTTAGGATCTTTTATTGATACATTAATGGTTTGCTCTATGACAGCTCTTGTAATATTAGTTTCTCCTGCAATAAACATTGGGCAAGATGGTATTTTACAACTTTTAGCCTCAGATGGTGCAATGTATCCTGTTACTATGAAGGCAGAACTTGCATCTAAAGGTATTAATCTAATTAGTGGTGCTGCTCTTACTTCCACAGCATTTAATATGGGACTACCTGGGCCTGGAGATCTTATTATTGTTGTTGGTCTGATATTCTTCTCTTACTCAACAATCCTAGGATGGTACTACTATGGTTCAAAATGTCTTGAGTATATTGCAGGAGTCAAAGCTGTTGAAGTATACAAATGGCTTTGGATTGTAATGTGTGTTGTGGGTTCTGTAGTAAAGCTTGATATTGTATGGGGTCTATCTGATGCATTTAATGGTTTGATGATACTTCCTAACCTTATAGGTATGCTAGCTCTTAGCCCATTGGTATTTAAGATGACAAAAGACTATGAATCAAATGAATCAAATAAATCAGATGAGTTAAAAAGAAGTATATAG
- the argH gene encoding argininosuccinate lyase has protein sequence MKLWGGRFKTEESKLMEDFNSSLKFDKVMYFEDIQGSIAHVKMLLKSNILTQDESDTLIKGLNEILQEIEFGKLKIEGDYEDIHSFVEINLVKKVGDVGKKLHTARSRNDQVAVDMRMYTKRKALEIVESIQHLQDVIQDKAYKNNYIMPGYTHLQRAQIVTFKYHLMAYYSMFKRDKQRMLNSLNLMNESPLGCCALAGTTYDIDRDYTSDLLDFDKPVDNFLDGVSDRDYIIEIISNMSIAMMHLSRLSEEIILFSSKEFEFIKISDEYSTGSSIMPQKKNPDAAELIRGKTGRVYGSLMSILTTMKGLPLAYNKDMQEDKEVFFDSIKTTLSCLKIMANMIDTLTVNKENMLKAVKHGFLNATEVADYLVNNGMAFRDSHKVVGEIVLYCEEKAIAIEDMSIDEFKKFSELFDESIYEFIDYENILKKGIKKEIRK, from the coding sequence ATGAAGCTTTGGGGTGGACGTTTTAAAACCGAAGAGAGTAAATTGATGGAAGACTTTAATTCTTCATTGAAATTTGATAAAGTCATGTATTTTGAAGATATACAGGGAAGTATAGCACATGTTAAGATGCTTCTGAAATCTAACATATTAACACAAGATGAATCTGATACATTGATTAAAGGATTAAATGAAATACTACAAGAAATTGAATTTGGAAAACTAAAGATAGAAGGAGACTATGAGGATATACACAGCTTTGTAGAGATAAACCTTGTAAAAAAAGTAGGAGATGTAGGAAAAAAGCTTCATACAGCTAGAAGTAGAAATGATCAAGTTGCTGTAGATATGAGAATGTATACAAAAAGAAAAGCTTTAGAAATAGTAGAGAGTATACAACATCTTCAAGACGTTATACAAGATAAGGCTTATAAAAATAATTATATAATGCCAGGGTATACTCATCTTCAAAGAGCTCAAATAGTAACATTCAAATATCACTTAATGGCTTATTATAGTATGTTCAAAAGAGATAAACAAAGAATGCTGAACTCTTTAAACTTAATGAATGAAAGTCCACTTGGATGCTGTGCACTTGCTGGAACAACTTATGATATAGATAGAGATTATACATCTGATTTGCTTGATTTTGATAAACCTGTTGACAACTTCTTAGATGGTGTTAGCGATAGAGATTATATAATAGAAATTATATCTAATATGAGTATAGCAATGATGCACCTTAGTAGATTAAGTGAAGAAATAATACTATTTAGCTCTAAGGAATTTGAATTTATCAAAATAAGTGATGAGTATTCAACTGGAAGCAGCATAATGCCTCAAAAGAAAAACCCAGATGCAGCAGAGCTTATAAGAGGAAAGACTGGAAGAGTATATGGAAGTTTAATGTCTATTCTTACAACTATGAAGGGTTTGCCTCTTGCGTACAATAAGGATATGCAGGAAGATAAGGAAGTGTTTTTTGATTCAATAAAAACTACCCTTAGCTGCTTAAAGATTATGGCTAATATGATAGACACACTTACAGTTAATAAAGAGAATATGTTAAAGGCTGTAAAACATGGATTTTTAAATGCAACAGAGGTTGCTGATTATCTAGTAAATAACGGTATGGCTTTTAGAGATTCTCATAAGGTTGTTGGAGAGATAGTTTTATATTGCGAAGAAAAAGCAATAGCTATAGAGGATATGAGTATTGATGAATTCAAGAAATTTAGTGAATTATTTGATGAATCTATATATGAATTTATAGACTATGAGAATATTCTTAAAAAAGGAATTAAAAAGGAAATAAGAAAATAA